Part of the Lates calcarifer isolate ASB-BC8 linkage group LG6, TLL_Latcal_v3, whole genome shotgun sequence genome, TAAGGTCCTCAGGTCAGCAGGTTTTCTTCTCTAAGGTCTAAGCTCTAGCCTACGTTGCTAGCTTGTTTTAGAAGCTGGATATTAAGCGTCACATGGGATTAAAAGGTCTGTGGGTGCCTCTTGAAACCGCAGACTTTTCCAGCCTCCTGAACTCTTACATTTTGTCTCACTCTGTATCCAAGATGAACGTGGGCGTAGCTCACAGCGAGGTGAACCCCAACACACGGGTGATGAACAGCAGGGGGATCTGGCTCACCTACCTGCTCCTGACCGTTGTGTTGCACGTCATCCTGCTCAGCATACCTTTTTTCACCGTGCCGCTCGTGTGGACCCTTACCAATGTCATCCACAACCTGGTCAGTTAAATGTAACGTAAAACCCTGAGGTTGTTCTACTTCATTGCCTCTTTAAAACTGGAGGGaaacctgtctgtctttgtggtcAACATGGTTTTTGATTCTCCTCTGCAGGTGATGTACCTGTTTCTACACACAGTGAAGGGCACTCCCTTCGAGACACCCGACCAAGGGAAGGCTCGTCTGCTCACACACTGGGAACAGATGGACTACGGCGTCCAGTTCACATCTTCGCGCAAATTCCTCACCATCTCACCAATTGTTCTGTACGTGGGTTTGGTGCTTATATTTAAAGGtcatctgcagctctgtgaagtTTGCACTTTCTCTTTCATTATGATGCCATGGTCAGCATGTGGTTAACTATGTAAGCAGTCAGCTGGAACAGGTCTTTATTGAATCACTCATCGAGCGATTCAATAAAACTGGAGGGAATTAGGGATTTATTGAATCGCTCATCGAGTGATTCAATAAAGAGAGGGTTGGGGGGTTGGTTATAATCTGGCcatattttttgaccatctgGGAACAATTTTAGGGTTAAATGACTTGTTAAGTTTTCCATTCTCGCACAGCTCATTTGCACAAAGTTTTCTCTGATAATGGTGGCAGATACCACCGGAAATTCTTAGTCATATTCATCAGTCCAAACAATCAGTCCAAAAGTTCAAATAGCAGCCAGTGACCATCGATTTTACTGAAACCACAACTCGCGCTAGCAGGTTCAGTCACCTGTTGCTAGCtaattaagctaatgttagcttcaTGACTCAGTTGAACAAGgctgaatatttaatatttccagctgactcattttaaaacaagaatcCTTTAAAGGGATCTTAAATATTAACCTGATGGTTTCGTACAGTACATGATATATGACAAAATTACAATAATGTATATGTTAGCATCCTCATCAGATTAAGAAATGTAGCCAAAGAAAGATGGTTATTTTTTCATTGCAGCGTGGGGAAAGATAAGGAAAGATGCAAGATCAGACTGTTATTTCAGTCTTAAATAACCCTGTTTAGTTGTAATTTAGTAGGAAATGCTCTTTGGCCTTGGAAGTGCTACTACAGTAGTtagtaagctagttagccagGCATGCTAATGTCTGCAGTTTACATtggcacagacaaacacactatTTAATCTTGTCATCTTTAAACTTGTGCTCACGTATTTTTGTTCTTGGAGAAGCCAAAAACTACAAGAACACCACCTCAACATGAAGAGGAATCAAAAGCTTGACTGGTCTTTTACTAGTCTGCTAATGAAAGGCCCATTTCAGCCATGCCAGTGGTGTGGCTCTGAATGGCAATATCTggtctgtccaccactttggtccagactgaaatatcaaaacACCAACTGGATGAATTGAGATGATATTTTGCACATTTGCACACTTTGACactcatggttcccagaggataaatAGGGTTCCTGTAAAATACTGACTCATCCTGTAATTGGAAACCAAAAGAAGAGTTTGAATGCTGGTTAATTGCATCATATTACTATATAACTGTAAAAGGTTCATTTCATCTGCAGATTTTCCAATAAGGAAATAATTAAAGGGCTTGAATCATTACCTTATGACCCAGCCACAAGTTCAGCTTCAGTGCATAAAGATGGCTGATGATAAATAGATACTAATGTGATTTTATACTTTCAGACCTTCTGCCTAAATACTTAAAGTACCAGTCAGCAGTAAATTTAGAAGTTGTGGCAGAGAGTGATGCATTGCTTAATGTTTATCATGCAGAATAAAACCTCTGAGGTGTTGCTGTATTTCCACCTGCTCATTACATACTTGGAGCATACTGTACCTCCAGCATAAATGTTGATCCTGGTGCATCTGTGCTACATTTACACTATTCtcctctttctgcaggtatatTCTTGCCAGTTTCTACACAAAATATGATCCCACACATTTCCTGATCAACACTAGCTCCCTCCTCAGTGTTCTCCTGCCAAAGTTGCCTCAGTTTCACGGAGTGCGGATATTTGGGATCAACAAATACTGACTGAACACTGGATTTTAACCACCAACACTGgactttagttttttttgtttgtttgtttgtttcttctgaaTTATTTCATGTTTAGTGTTTTAGGAGAAGAGAAACAGTTCAGTTTGTCTTatctgtacagactgtgtgGAGTAATATATGAAAGTTGCAGTTCGTGCTGCGTCTCGCAGCCTGAAAGAAAAGTAAATGCACCGCTGTTGtcagcaattttttttctttactgacaTTCCTGACGCACGTTTATCAAAAGCCAGGCACCTTGCTCGTCTTCAAGTAAGAGGAAAGTCTGAACTGCACTGCTTTTGGACGTTATGTTAACTCATTATTCTGTCCCACATGTAGCTTTTCTGCTACAGCTCTGTCATGTTCTGAATTATAGTTCAAAGTTccttttttcatgcttttttctTGATTTACTATGAAGGATTTACATGCAGCATGCATATACACGCCTACAATAAACACTGCAGCCTTTATTTTGCTTTGATACACATAATTTACTGTTTCATTAAAAGCTGATGTCTTTTCCTGCCTATAAATGAGCAGTGACAGCTATATGACCTGCACACGTGTTTGTCTTATCTCTATTTCACATGGTCAAGCTGGAAAACTACAACTACTATTTTTTTTGCGGAGGTTTAAAGAATCAGTTGATCAGTCATGGGTCAGTTTGTAAGTAGTGGGGAACTCCAGACACTTTACATGAAGGGGGTGGTCACAGTGTTAGCAATATGCTCATGTATCCAAGGGATTCCCCCCCTTTCCACATGCAATGTGGTCATGTTTGCATTGCAGTGAGGTTTCCCTGTTAGTGACGCGTGTTTTGGGGAAGTAAGGCACAggaaatgcagcagtgtgtgaatgtgatcacACTGTTGAATATGCCAACCTGAGTTttgaaacacatgcaaataatgCCAGCTGTGTCAGCTGTTCCAAACATGTTCATGTGCAATCGAATACAGTCATTTGCAAGTGTTACTGGGGTGTTCCCTGCCTTTTCGAGCGTTGCTAGGACCGTAATGTAAAGAGGCCAGAGGTGGGAAGCAGAGGACAGTTGGGTCTAAATGTCACTTATGTCCCCAAGACATCAGATATGGCTCACTGAAACTAGAGTGGGAGAGAAAGGATGAGcgcactgttttttttctccaacatATACTGAAAGCTGCCTGATTTAAGATAACGTTATCTCGCCTGAGCAGCAAATTAGGTCATCCACTGCAGTTTTTCCCTGTTCTGCTTCCACTTTTAATTGAATCCTGAACTCTGTATATCTTGATAAGAGGTACCATATACATCCCAGATATTTTAAGCTCAAGGGTATGCAGTGCAGGACTCAGTGTGTGGTACATGCTACTTACATATCGTGCCAgtcatttgctttgttttgaatTTACAACCTCGCTTCACATGGAAATAAATAGAGACATGTCAGAGGTAAATGTGCAGATATGAAAAAGGTCAGAAATTTCTACTTCGCCCGCAGGTGGTGGTGCTTCACGAGACTTCTTAGAAATTAAAGTCATATTTTAATAGATGTAACTGACACCCAAAAGAGGAAAGCCAAGAAAAATCACTTACAGGACCAGGggtttttcaaagtaaaatgcTCCTGGATTCTAGGtaactgaggaaaaacactgagtgaTTCATTTCCCAAACAAGCAGATTCAAACCATTTACTACGGTTTTTATAATCAAATACAACTTCTGGAAGTGCTGCGTTTGATAAAACTCAGCCCTCTGCTGTTTAAGTGGAAATTCCACAGGTTCACGGTCATTTACCTCCCGCTGGTGGGACACAGTCGTGACACAATCTCTCTCATGCAATCTGCTGATGAAGTAATAAATGATGTAAAGTAGTGAGTAATTGAGCAAAACTTAATACGGCTCATCAGCCACATTAAAACTACTGACAGATGGGGTGATTAACACtgaacatgttaaaatgttctGCGGGGAAACgttgggtcctgacattcatctggatgttactttgacacaagccacccacctaaacattgcttCAGACTAACACACACCCCACCCGTCCatggcctcctccagcaggacaatgctcccatcACACCACAAGAAATGTTTTGAGGAGCATGACAAAGACCCTGAGGCATTGACCTGGTCTCCCCACATCCCGATCTGACTGagcatctgtcagtggttttattgttgtggcTGATAACTGTACACCTTTGGGtagtttttaaatcatgttttctgtgttaaaccacGGCAGACGGGAGTacaaaagtacaatatttaccTCTTAAATGTAATAGAATataactaaaatgaaaatactcaaatataaatataagtaTCTCAAATTGCACTTCCTTTACATTGCTTTTTGGTTTCAAATGCATTAGACAGGTAAGTCCTGTATGGGCTGAAATATGTATCAGTTTTGAATTTGAAATTGTATTTCAAATTTGAATAACTGCATTAAGGAACTGAATTTTAATTGAATAATTTGTAAATTTAAAAATTCAGTTCTCACCTATCAATTCCCTTCACTTCTTTGGATGTGGTACCCTGAGCCAAGCGCTGTTAATTTTCAGCATGTTGGAAGTCTGACCAAAGGCCTAATCCACAGGTATtaaaacatataatatatataaagcTTTATTTGATGTGAAAGTAGTACATTTAGAGTCATTCAGACCCCATTCATCATCTCACCGACAGCTCCTGTTGCTTGGTTAAAAAACTGCCATCTATCATGCCGGCTAGTTTCATCCTGATCCAAATACTGTTACACAATGACACCAACTCCTGCAAGTCAGAgctcaaatatatatatatatattttattcaaaatacTTTGGGACACCTCCACTGATTTATGTCCATTAAAAAGAGTGGATACatgtacaacacaaacactttctcTCCCCGAGCAGAAAGCTGGAGAAACGCCGACCACGCAGACAGTTCAGACAGGTGAGAACACAGCCATGTAACAAACAGGTAACCTGGACGCTCTCATTGCAGGGAGCCCATTTAGAAAACACAACTAAAACCTTTTCTAAGCTACAGTTAAAGACAATACAACTCAAAAACTACCAGCACCCAGTAACAAGTTCACAAGCTTTTGACTTGACCACGATCACTGAGTTTCAGCGAATTTGTAACCTCAATTTTAACACGAGCCTTTGTTCCCTAAAGAGAAGAGATCTGGCTTCTGTGCACAATCTTTGAAACCACATTACAGTGAAATTTTTTCATGCCGATAACAGATCTGACCACACAGTTCTGCCTGTGATTGTCCTGTGACTGAAATGACAGTCCAGGGTTTTCTTAAACCACAGTACATCACTCAGTCAGTCTGGACGTTTGCACAGAGGCCGGGGACAGCTGGTCTCCAACCACCTTTCTGAAagacaacaataacaacagtttttttcccttttatctcCAACACTGTGCTCT contains:
- the ormdl2 gene encoding ORM1-like protein 2 produces the protein MNVGVAHSEVNPNTRVMNSRGIWLTYLLLTVVLHVILLSIPFFTVPLVWTLTNVIHNLVMYLFLHTVKGTPFETPDQGKARLLTHWEQMDYGVQFTSSRKFLTISPIVLYILASFYTKYDPTHFLINTSSLLSVLLPKLPQFHGVRIFGINKY